DNA sequence from the Cottoperca gobio chromosome 2, fCotGob3.1, whole genome shotgun sequence genome:
TATGGTTCAGGATgagtgaagaagaaggacagCATTTAAGGAAAAAGTAAGAACGTGGTCAAACCTACCTGTGGTTTTGACATAAATACATCAGGATCAGATGATAGTGGAACGTTTGAGAATGAAACTGTGTCATTTTCAGGGAGGGTTGCTGCTGTGGGAGCAGTACTCGGAGTTAGACAGTCAACATCACAGCTACCACACCCAGCAGAATCTGGCAGGTCTCCTCCTCATAGCTCTGAGAGTGGGCCTGGCCCTCCTGCTGGCGTCTGTCCTCTACCAGATCATCTCCACCGAGAGGAGCACCCTGAAGAGAGACTTCTACCTCTGCTTCGCCAAGGTACAACACACAGTACACGAGTGTACGCTCCAGACACACGAATATGTTCCTATCAGGTGGTCACCCTTGTGTTCTCTGCAGGGATGCTTCCTGTGGTTCCTCTGCCATCCCGTCCTCTTCCTCACGTCCGCTATCTTCAGCGCGCACCAGGGGGAGAAGGTATGAACACGCAAACATTCTAGCATtgaagtgaatatataataaataaaatcaacaaggatttggacaattattataatttaataacgTAACTCGACCTCACCTTCCCTCTCTGCAGGTGGTGACCATTGGTGTGATCCTCTGCCAGTCCATCTCCATGGTGATCCTCTACCAGCTCTtcctgtctcgctctctctactGGGaggtctcctctctctcctccgtctctctgccCCTCACCATGTCCAGGACGAACCACAGGGGGCGCTACTGAGCACTTCCACTCTCACGCTtatgagcgagagagaaaaCGCTACAACACCGAAGCTTCACCTCCCTTAacctctcactgctctcactgAGCATGAAGACAGGAAGTGCTGTAACGCTGCAGGGACTGTCCTCTTTTGCTGTTACTGGCACGGCTTACAAAAAGAACAGGGGAAGATATTTACAGCAACACCCTACCTCTAGTTGCAAATACTTTAAGACAGGAAACGAAACGCAGGCAGGACGATATTTAATGCAAATACCACCCAGAGAAGGGACACAAGCAAAACAGTACTATTTCAAAACAGACCGACACAAGCATGATGAAGAAGCATCGCTCGCATCAAGGTTCTAGATCTGCAAATGAAGAAAAGATTGACTCCCGATGGAAGCTTACTTGCACACGGTGCAGCAGGCCGAAGGTTGAGATGGTGGTTTGGACCTTGAGGATACATGATCACTATTACtataaaggaaaatataaagCACAGGGAAGCGTTGCACCACTGCTGTTACATTTAGAGATGCAGGGATGTTACTGGATCCTTGTCACTGAACTATACTTGGATCAAATTGCCAAAGTGAAAGCTTATCAGATAGATTTAAGTGAGTATAGGATTTTTGTCAAACATGAGGAAATATTACATTGGGGAGTGGGGACTATTAATCCACATGAGTATTTCTGGCAGCAGGCACATGtatgtgtgactgagtgtgttgatgtgttgctTTAAATAGtatttggacaacaatggagctctatgacACCAATAAATAAGATATAGCTGACTTTGGctacacagaaaatacattgtAGTTTTTCATGGGATGTATTTACAATAAGagaatacataaatatgtgtaggTGAAGGGTTCAGTATGTGGTAGGATTGATATGTTATTTTGGATAAacagatggaggatggatggataacgTTTGGACAGATGGTTACAGTAAGTAGACAGGTACAGAAATTGATTTCCAGTCACCTAAATATAAAGGATTAGTGGACTTCTGTCTTTGCACATGCACAGTGAGCCAAAAGATCAGTGTGTGCTCGCTGTACATCACAGATCAAGCTGTACTTTAAGTTATTTCTTCATTCTCAACATGTGTTTCTGAGCTGACAGCATGTGCACCTTTTTTGAAATCATATAAACTATATGTAGCTGGAGATGCACTGCATGCActgcatctttttttatttttcatgttccATTTGTATGGAAATGGTACGTATGGTATGTCGGTGCAAGAGAATGCATCTactgtgtttttactttgtctCACAATGACAATCTTATTCtaattacaaaacaacaaaatatgatgCCTCTGTTTGTATTGTGTACTAAACATTTACTTCCAGATTGTTCAAGAAGGTTGCATTACATATTACATGTGAGGGTGTTACCACAACATAATTCCTATGGCTGTAGTGATTTAGTTAGCGTGTCTTATAAAAAGCAAGACCAGTCTGTAGAGCCTTAAATAGAGAGGAAGGAACAGTGGGGCAGCCAGGTTCAATGTTAAACTAGTTTACAGTGTTGCTGATcctaaaagtatgtttatagtGCTCTGTTTTGGGTCTGGCCAAAATCTtgcatacatttacattttaaaacattaacataaatatTTGCAGTATGTCCTTTCTCTTTATTTGTTGAGTCCTCTTCCTGTTTGTACATGTATTTGCCAGACAGCTGTGAAAGATGTATAGACACATTAGATTTAACCCACTATACTGGAGGAAATTATTTCATTAATCTACATGTATCCCATTCACCCAGTGAATAAACCATATCCATATCCTATCCATCTTATCTGTGGTGCAATGTGCTTAGGGGAGATCTAAATCCCTGTCTGGAAAACTTTTATATGGGTCGTGAAACGTACATCACGAAACCTATAGTGTTGCTTTACTGTCGGTCAAAgcaatattcatttaaaataaaaacgaaAAATGATCGTCACGAACAGGATTCGAACCTGTgcggggaaaccccattggatttcgagtccaacgccttaacctcTCGGCCACCGTGACTACGCATGCCTCAAGGTGGTCATGTTTCTACATGAAATATGCTCCTGACACAACCTGCGTATGATAATTATctcttttccattttaatttgacAGTGAAGAGCTTTGCTCGCTGCTGTTGCGTCGCAAAGTGCGTCGCGTTTTTTCATTCTACGAGCCTTGCGTTATTGCAGAAACGAGCTGACGTAACGGAAAAATGCCAACGTCATCGgcgggttgtttttttttaccactgtCCAATCGGATGAATTGAGAGGCGGGCCTTCTGCAGGGACTGTTGCCGGATACCGAGGAATCCAAAGTGACCTTAGTGTAttgcaaaatacatttcttacaGGACTCTATctgcattcaaataaaacaaccaGCAGGGTAAGCATGTATCTAGTGTTTGTACTACTATTTAGATAGCTACAATTGAATTTTGGATTTGGTAAAAAACGACTTCATATACTTTTAACGCTTGAGTCCACGCATttcttgaatgcagcacaatttACGTCCAACGGATTGGCTCTTCACGTCAAGCCCCGCCTTCTTCCGAGGAGCGTTAATACCTTAACGTCAACCCTGGTTGTCACAGTAAACAAGAAACTTCGACACTACAGACGCAATATGATCAATTGGAAGGTAAATatactttaatttaatgttttatagatATCGGATGCATGTTTCGTAACTGGTTCCTTTGTTTTAAAGCGTACGTGGTCTCAACTGTCACTAGCATGATTCTAACGTTGCTACAGCTCAGTGAGTTTGCGTGTTTCGCGTTATGTCTCACTCTCAACTGTCACACACTTAACTACAATACTAAATATTAACCACAAGTTACACAGTGTCTATGCCTGTAATGCCGTCTTTCTATTCCTTCATTTATTTTCGTGTGCAAGCAGTGAATGTGTAACATTTAACAAACGGGACACTTTTGCGACACTCCACTTGGAGATGCGTTAACACTAACCCATAGTTAAGGACAGGTAAGCAGTTGTAAAtgttacaatttaaataaatggctCTTTATGGAGTATACGTGTGCCGAATTAAAGGGTGTACTGTAAATTGGACAATGTGATTTGAAACGTCATGAGGTGTTAGTAATGTGAGCAATCTTTATCAATAAACTTTGGGCAACGAAAACTGCGGAGATGGCCTGGTACAACCAAAAGCCCAGAATGCACATGGTTTGCAGCTGTCATCTCTTTCCCACACCACCTCCTCTCTATGTGACTAAATTTACTTCCACCTCCCATTTGGACAGCTGAGGCCCCTGGTGGGTAAGAggcgagggagggggggggagggaggacaTCTTCAGGAACCCTGAATGTTCCAGAGCTTTCTTTTCCACCTTTTATTCCTATTGACCAGTCACAGTCAACTTTAGCAAGGAGAAAACGTTATTTTTTGTGTCCCGTAGTTAGTGTTAAAGGTATgtctggaagaaaaacaaataattaaataaacaagttAAATTAAAAACGGTTATGAAATCAGAGCAGCAATAACCTCCACAGAAATGTGCATTGATCTTGTCTGGAGGCAGAAAAAATGCAAAGCCCCCCTTAACCATAAACTCTGTATATCCTCAGGCTTTGGACAATGTCCCCGTCCTGCTGTACATTCTGGCCCTGAAgacactgctgctgtgtttggcgTTCGCCGGGGTGAAGATCTACCAGAGTAATAAGATAGAAGCGGCCCTGAAGAAGGAGCGTGCTGAGAAGTTGAGGATAGCCCAGCAGGCCCAGGAGCTCATAGACAACAAGAAGGATGACTGAGCATAGAGGAGAAGCCTGCTGTACACAGGTACTGCATTAGACTAGCCATAAATTAAAAAGTCAAGATGCTTAATAAAGTGATCCGCTGATTTTCAGGCAGTAGTGATTTCATTCATTATACTCTACTTACTATGAATCGGCTACCACGACAACGGGTCTCTTAGACGcacaatatttaatgtattattattattattattattattattattattattattattattattaaaaggagCCAAATTATCTGCAGAGGTTTCACGTTAAAATCAGCATTTTCTGACGTTGCTGCAGACAAATAACATCCCAGAGGGGCTGCGAGCCGAGTTGCTGCTAATGTTGTTTCACTAATAACTTCAAATCAattccaaacatttgtttttgtaaaaatgttgctAAAAACCTTTATGACAGCTTCTGGTAGActaacacaacgctgacgcatgTGCAAAAGAGATGTGTCGTCATTAAATGAAACAAACTGCTACCTTGATTTAAAATGATGGATTTCttaaagtttgaacattttcagaaacatttgggataatgttgGTACACTCGAGAAAATATATCGCATAGGTCATTTTAAGACAATTTAATTGCGGAAATGTTGGGTCATAAACATATGAAGTAAATCAGTCATATCGATGTGATGCGTCTCACTaacttcccttctctcttcccCAGGGGAACATGTTACGGACCACTTTCTCCACATATGAGCCAGATGTCTGAGTGGGGGCAACAGCAGGGCCTTCCTGTCCCTTAGGAAATTGTTTGCGGTACTGGTTTCCTATATCGGTTTTCTATATATTCTGCAAATGTTTAACCACACCAggtttttttatcaaatttaaatGACCGCAGAAAAGATGAGGGCCTGTTTTCTCTTTTGAAACAGAGATTAACTACTTTACTTAAATCAGTAATATACAATACAGCACggtatttattctttaatattCCTTGTAAATTGTGAACCAGCTTTGTGCCAAacttttgtaattgtattaaATAGTTTGTTCCACTTGTTGCAATGTTGTTTTGCCTTCATTTCCCAGAATTCCTGAGGGGGAAAAAACCCTGATGGGCTCCTTAGTTGTTGAGTCAAGtccttatttgttttttaagccACAAGTGTCACCTTGCATCTGCTTTTATCAGTCTCAAACTGGGCCATAATAATGTGTTCCAGCATTGTGAGTACTGTACAAATATTCCTTACTAAGTTATTTTTCTGGTTTCACTACATGATCCATCATAGGGATGTGTGTCCATTTATATTCTTATAGTCTTCGACCTCGTCTCGTCAGACAATGATATTAGTGTAAATCACACTGCATGTTGTCTGAAGGTCCGTTACAGACCATAACCTATAACTTCATGAATTTTCAAGACGTTCATAACGACGCTAAAGAAAATACACAGCAGCTAATGAGAAAGATATCCTACCTCAGAGCTTCAGAAGAGAAATGCTCCTTCAGTCTGTCAAACGTTCTTCCTCTTCACACGTCATCCTTTGAGGCCGCAGATCTACAAgtgtgtgacaaataaatatcaTACAACAATAATACACTTTTATACAATTTATAGTTAGCATTAACACTGGAAAATGGACAATTGCAGTTCCAGTTTCCACAGACTGTATCAACACCAGTCCAGCTGCAGCCATCTatacactgaaacacaaaataaatattaaatgtgtcatCAAGTGGATATTTGCACTgagaaattataatttttttcatTTCGGCCATTTGtatcacattaaaaacaaaatgttgttgcCTATGAATTGCCTCAAGAAGAAATATATGTTTCTGCCAGATACAGTGGTGGAAtgattcagattcattctttatTATCCTCTATGTAGGACATTCGTTTCAGTCTGTacagaaaacattcaaaacaagAACACCAGTCTGTTTCAGTGTGCTCAGGCTATTTAAAGCAGTTATGGCTGATTGGCAGCGTTTATGGATGTTTGTGGTATCAAAGCTCAGTTTAATCTCAAGTTCATTCATGTATCAATAATCAGTCAGGAAACATGTGTCATCATTGGTAGAAGATCATATTGGAGAGGAGTGGGTGTAACTTTGGTCTgatttgtttcagtttgtttgtgttttactctTTGGCATTGGCGCACACTCAGACCTCTCCAATATGCGTAATTTACGCACAGCTGGGTACCTTCACCTTCGGCCCTTCTGAACTGTTTTGGGCCggcaagaggttgcctgcaaatcgggctggcatatatagcataaataaaactaaagcctgattcatACCAAATGCGGCGAAAACGCAGGTGTTTCTATcccactccgagctgcagcggcgtccGGAAAAAAACGCACTCTGTCCGCACGtgccatcggctcagtcaagctcacgctgcacactgtgttggcgggccacagagaaagtcactcccttactttagctcggcacgctaacaacacgcttaaaGATGtttctctccaagccaaagaaacctagagttgattctgaaaagtgtcacttccagagcgaatggacggacacatattgatttactttgccagccgcaaTAAGTAaaaaactggtgtgtttatcgtgcaacgaatgtatttccgtgatgaaagaatacaatgTGAAGCGACACTACAGgtcaagtcacggctcgttttctgccagttctctcctctcctcctctgtgtctgactgagccccgagaagcagaggagagaatgtgaacgcgcaagtaacgcagtaaacacagacacgtgcacataaacaggatacatatcatttaataaaagacctgttcaatgtgaaaactgagttctgaatataaaaaaaccccaaaagtgtaatttctctcactgactcaaacaggctcaacatgacgtgatatgtttgtagttctgtaggagtacatcacctgacttaatgtaatgcattcttagtgtaaatgcaaagacacatttgctttatgtaaaaatgtataagatatgtatgttattgtgagtctgatgctactgttttactatgttctatttgcatttagtatttcattttatggatatggacttgttttcaaagcaccttatgtatgtttggaagtgttgaggatattataaacagggctacttactggtaatgtggtgaatattgttttattatattcatctttttttctacattagtggacatggagctgttgggaaaacaactcatgtctacttggttttaaagatgcaacattttgcacttttgtgtgaagccttgtagccatagctttcctactgttctgaatggactggttgctttctgtaatgaattaaggtgctacaattaaagtgaaaaaaggggatgcacgtgactagttcatttcatgtattagtaactatcaacactactgtaagtaagagttatttgtagtgattcattgacaaagtattgtgtggcccacaaaccccgagtgattttcctattcggcccacttgctaatgaagttgaatagccctgctcTAGATAATGTAAATTTgaacacataaaggacgggtatatacatgtttatttattaaataagcgcaggtctcctctcatttggcaggtacttgcataaagttttaacttgtttggcaggtacaactgcgtctccatctatctcccgttcactgtgactctcatcatatgttctcctcttcttcttcttcttcttcttcttcttcttcttctgtgttattgttcctgttttcttcttctgtgttattgttcctgttttcttcttctgtgtgtttactggcggataacgtttttcagctaaagttaaacataatactgccacctgctctaccggaggccactttaccactgtacacttttttaaattaggcctattttaatttttgaaaggttaaaaatacgggataattacggtaaaatatttaaacgggaggacagcgggatagaaagaaaaatacgggataatcccgggaaaaacgggagggttgacaggtatgtgaACATGTCACACACTAAgatgtattaaatatatcaaCAGAATCATGTATGTACAATACATTATCACACTAACCATTTAACTGCGAGGAGCtttgttatttactttattgttaCACTAATTgtgagttttgtgtttattacCAGGTGTTTTCCTGCTGATGTTGTTCGACAGCTCAGCCACAGGTGGCGTTAATTACCTCTGACAACAGTAGGAAAAGTATAACAAACCCAATATAAAAGGCCATGTTTCTAATCACAATAATCTCTAGTTGTTGTCTTACATCATTGGGGTGAATTTCATCGCtgaattgtttgtttattcgCCCCAAACAGCCAAAAGTACCAACTGAACAACCGTTAGCATCAGTTAGCTGTAAGCTAGCTAGAGACGGACGCTGCGACcccgtgtttgtttgtttgtttgttcgttCAGCCTCTGACTGACCTCATAATTCACAAGAAACtcaatttatttatgttgtttacCTCTAGTCTCTCTTATTTTACATCTCGTCCTCCATACATCTGTATCAAGCAGCTTTCAGTGCGAAATATCCACTCAGGTGTTTGTCAACCGTCGCGGATGCGTCATCCGGTCAGTTCACAGACGCGAGCAAAGTAGAGCCTCAGCGAAATTACCAGCACAGGAAGGTGTATTATCAAAATCTATAATTCATCAGTCATCATGTTGGTACATGTGGTTTGGATGTGCACTTCAAACCCCTTAGTTAAAGGGAATTGTGAATACCAAAATGGGGACTGTGCATTACGAATAAACGTTCATAAATCACTTTAAAAAGACGCGTCTTAGAACTTCGGGACTTACCTGATAATTCATTACATTTCTAAGTTTTCCTCAGTATTAAAGTAATACAGTGACAGTTGACTGTACATTCATGTATACATTCCAAACAGGAACCGCTCATAGCTTATTCGGCATACTTTTAATTGTGCCAATTtgcaaaaaaagtaa
Encoded proteins:
- the smim11 gene encoding small integral membrane protein 11, translating into MINWKALDNVPVLLYILALKTLLLCLAFAGVKIYQSNKIEAALKKERAEKLRIAQQAQELIDNKKDD